Proteins found in one Planococcus citri chromosome 2, ihPlaCitr1.1, whole genome shotgun sequence genomic segment:
- the LOC135834403 gene encoding cystinosin homolog isoform X1 — protein MYESLSLRVILASAILSCASCSIHFEPGVIEPLITECSTVELVADSTLRHNSTIDLEAEFEKVAGVKPEKINVTTESRWHVHVCAKEPGFTSILARIDNSTLLDDEAVLHVFVGKIAVLKLVALIVGWIYFSAWSISFYPQIYDNYRRQSVVGLNFDFCTLNIAGYLLYSFYNIGMKYIPSIQKEYFSRHPTGLNPVEFNDVFFSTHAFFASVAVIYQCYSYERSNQCVSRIAKLILLVYTCIVAASGAAAFFDVLHWLDFLYYCSYIKLSVTIIKYIPQAVMNYTRKSTVGWCIGNVILDFTGGTFSIAQMLINGYNYNDWESIFGDPTKFGLGVFSIAFDTLFLYQHYVLYRTTQYEEPIIDDSVQNPIETSPPVMDQNTSNADSMTT, from the exons ATGTATGAAAGTTTAAGTTTGCGTGTGATACTTGCTTCAG CGATCTTATCCTGTGCTTCATGTTCCATACATTTTGAACCTGGTGTTATCGAACCTCTCATCACTGAATGTTCCACTGTCGAATTAGTAGCTGA TTCTACTTTGAGGCATAACAGTACCATCGATTTAGAAGCTGAATTTGAAAAGGTAGCTGGAGTGAAACCAGAGAAAATCAACGTCACTACTGAGTCAAGGTGGCATGTGCATGTTTGTGCAAAAGAGCCTGGATTCACTTCGATTTTAGCTAGAATCGATAACTCTACTTTATT AGATGATGAAGCTGTTCTGCATGTATTCGTTGGAAAAATCGCTGTTTTGAAATTAGTTGCCCTCATCGTAGGTTGGATTTACTTTAGTGCTTGGTCTATTTCATTTTATCCTCAAATATACGACAATTATCGTCGTCAAAG tgtGGTTGGACTAAACTTTGATTTCTGTACGTTGAATATCGCCGGATACCTTTTATACTCGTTTTATAACATTGGAATGAAATATATCCCATCGATACAA AAAGAGTACTTCAGTAGGCATCCTACTGGTTTAAATCCAGTTGAATTcaacgatgtatttttctctACACACGCTTTCTTCGCATCAGTGGCAGTTATTTACCAATGTTATTCCTACGAG AGGTCGAACCAATGTGTGTCGAGGATTGCCAAACTAATCCTTTTGGTGTATACGTGTATTGTAGCAGCATCCGGTGCGGCGGCATTTTTTGATGTCCTTCATTGGTTGGATTTCTTATATTATTGCTCCTATATCAAATTATCAGTAACGATAATCAAATATATACCTCAG GCTGTGATGAATTATACCAGAAAAAGCACCGTTGGCTGGTGCATTGGTAATGTGATACTTGATTTTACTGGAGGAACGTTTAGCATAGCTCAGATGTTAATCAATGGATATAATTACA ATGATTGGGAATCGATATTCGGTGATCCAACGAAATTTGGCTTAGGTGTATTTTCAATAGCCTTTGATACTCTGTTCCTCTACCAGCATTACGTTTTATACAG AACTACCCAATATGAAGAACCCATCATCGATGACAGTGTTCAAAATCCTATCGAAACATCTCCTCCTGTAATggatcaaaatacgagtaatgcTGATTCTATGACAACGTGA
- the LOC135834403 gene encoding cystinosin homolog isoform X2 produces the protein MYESLSLRVILASAILSCASCSIHFEPGVIEPLITECSTVELVADSTLRHNSTIDLEAEFEKVAGVKPEKINVTTESRWHVHVCAKEPGFTSILARIDNSTLLDDEAVLHVFVGKIAVLKLVALIVGWIYFSAWSISFYPQIYDNYRRQSVVGLNFDFCTLNIAGYLLYSFYNIGMKYIPSIQKEYFSRHPTGLNPVEFNDVFFSTHAFFASVAVIYQCYSYERSNQCVSRIAKLILLVYTCIVAASGAAAFFDVLHWLDFLYYCSYIKLSVTIIKYIPQAVMNYTRKSTVGWCIGNVILDFTGGTFSIAQMLINGYNYNDWESIFGDPTKFGLGVFSIAFDTLFLYQHYVLYRKSNPL, from the exons ATGTATGAAAGTTTAAGTTTGCGTGTGATACTTGCTTCAG CGATCTTATCCTGTGCTTCATGTTCCATACATTTTGAACCTGGTGTTATCGAACCTCTCATCACTGAATGTTCCACTGTCGAATTAGTAGCTGA TTCTACTTTGAGGCATAACAGTACCATCGATTTAGAAGCTGAATTTGAAAAGGTAGCTGGAGTGAAACCAGAGAAAATCAACGTCACTACTGAGTCAAGGTGGCATGTGCATGTTTGTGCAAAAGAGCCTGGATTCACTTCGATTTTAGCTAGAATCGATAACTCTACTTTATT AGATGATGAAGCTGTTCTGCATGTATTCGTTGGAAAAATCGCTGTTTTGAAATTAGTTGCCCTCATCGTAGGTTGGATTTACTTTAGTGCTTGGTCTATTTCATTTTATCCTCAAATATACGACAATTATCGTCGTCAAAG tgtGGTTGGACTAAACTTTGATTTCTGTACGTTGAATATCGCCGGATACCTTTTATACTCGTTTTATAACATTGGAATGAAATATATCCCATCGATACAA AAAGAGTACTTCAGTAGGCATCCTACTGGTTTAAATCCAGTTGAATTcaacgatgtatttttctctACACACGCTTTCTTCGCATCAGTGGCAGTTATTTACCAATGTTATTCCTACGAG AGGTCGAACCAATGTGTGTCGAGGATTGCCAAACTAATCCTTTTGGTGTATACGTGTATTGTAGCAGCATCCGGTGCGGCGGCATTTTTTGATGTCCTTCATTGGTTGGATTTCTTATATTATTGCTCCTATATCAAATTATCAGTAACGATAATCAAATATATACCTCAG GCTGTGATGAATTATACCAGAAAAAGCACCGTTGGCTGGTGCATTGGTAATGTGATACTTGATTTTACTGGAGGAACGTTTAGCATAGCTCAGATGTTAATCAATGGATATAATTACA ATGATTGGGAATCGATATTCGGTGATCCAACGAAATTTGGCTTAGGTGTATTTTCAATAGCCTTTGATACTCTGTTCCTCTACCAGCATTACGTTTTATACAG AAAAAGCAACCCTTTATAG